CTCGTGCTTGGTGATGCGGTCGTTGTTGCCACGATAGAAGAACATGTGGTCCAGATCGAACCCTCGGTAGATTTGTGGCATCTGGGACGATTGCCCGAAGGAGAAGGGGCTGTACCCCGACCATTTCTTTCCCTTCCACTCTTCAGTGATGAGGGTGCCCATGAGCAGGTTGCGAACGATCGACTCGCCGCTGATTTCCGGGGTATCCGGAAGGGTGTACCACGGCCCAATCTGTATGCGCCCCTCTTCAACTAAGCGGCGCAAGATGGGTTCGTTCTCAGGCTTGATCGCGAGATAGTCCTCCAAGGGGATGGTCTGCGAGTCGAGGAGAAAGTACTTGTAGTCTGGTCTCTCCTGCAACAGCTTTATCAGCGCATCGAACATATCCACCAGGAGCATGCGAAACTCTTGGAACGGATAGCGCCACTCTCGATCCCAGTGGGTATGCGACACGACGTGAATGGTGTAGGGGCCCTGTACCTCGTGCATGAAATCCTCCGTGGTGGTGGTGAGAAAACGCTGCCGCCAAATCTATGAAACCACCTGGAGATTGTCAAGCGATTCCTGCGTCACCTGTGGGCTGTGTTCACGCCCCATCGGATCGGGACAGAGCCCCGCCATCTAACAATGCCTTCCTCCTCTCATCACAGGCGGGGCATTCTCCTGGCGGACAGAGAAGGCGATGAGCGAACTTGCGGAAAAAAGGCACACCCTCGTCAAGGAGCAGCTTCACCCCCAGGCAATAGGCCCAAAAGCTCCCTCTTGTCACACGCTGCACGAGGCGCCGCTGCAAGAGGTGTTCTTCAAAGGCTAGAAAACCCTTCGAACAGCCAGGAACTTCGCGCAGTGGCTGCTCCCCTGTTGTGGAAACCCCGATCGGCAACACTCCCATGTAGTGCCAGGGGAATATCGCCACCCACGGCACCGGCGCCTTGACTTCAAGGTAGTGGCAGAAGCTTAGGGCAGAAAAATCGGTGGCTAGCAAGAGCACGGAGGCATGGTCTTGCCGAGCGAGCCATTCAAGTACACTCCCTTCTCCCAGTGGGCTCGCGGGGGCGTTGTCCGCGGCAGTTTCCCGCGCCGCTTGTCCCCAGAGGCAAAATGAGTGCGTAGCAGAGAGAGTTCTAACAACCCCTGGCATGGTGCGGAACACTTCTGAAAGTGCACCGACCTTGCTGGGC
The candidate division KSB1 bacterium DNA segment above includes these coding regions:
- a CDS encoding AAC(3) family N-acetyltransferase; this translates as MHQPGAHFAEFLGALGVDVGHHVMVHSSLRRLRAAFPGLNAQDFIRVLQRKVGQRGSVLMPAFTYCFKRLDSRGEVFDPQSTPSKVGALSEVFRTMPGVVRTLSATHSFCLWGQAARETAADNAPASPLGEGSVLEWLARQDHASVLLLATDFSALSFCHYLEVKAPVPWVAIFPWHYMGVLPIGVSTTGEQPLREVPGCSKGFLAFEEHLLQRRLVQRVTRGSFWAYCLGVKLLLDEGVPFFRKFAHRLLCPPGECPACDERRKALLDGGALSRSDGA